In Caproiciproducens sp. NJN-50, the following are encoded in one genomic region:
- a CDS encoding S-ribosylhomocysteine lyase has protein sequence MERIASFCVDHNSLLPGIYTSRIDGDIVTYDIRMRRPNLPPYLTNPALHTIEHLFATFARNSVWKDNVIYFGPMGCRTGFYLLLRDMEPEDAIRLIVDTFRKIADYAGPIPGASASECGNYREHDLTGAVLEAKKFLPVVQNWKTEQLNYSAKSK, from the coding sequence ATGGAACGTATTGCCAGCTTTTGCGTCGACCATAACAGCCTTCTGCCCGGTATTTACACCTCCCGCATCGACGGGGACATCGTGACTTACGACATTCGGATGAGGAGACCCAATCTGCCGCCTTATCTTACGAATCCGGCTCTGCACACCATCGAGCATCTCTTTGCTACTTTCGCAAGGAATTCTGTTTGGAAAGACAATGTGATCTATTTCGGACCGATGGGATGCAGGACTGGATTTTATCTATTGCTGCGGGACATGGAGCCAGAGGATGCCATTCGCCTGATCGTCGATACCTTTCGGAAAATCGCTGATTACGCCGGACCGATTCCGGGCGCGTCCGCCTCGGAATGCGGAAATTACCGGGAACATGATTTGACTGGGGCCGTTCTGGAAGCGAAAAAGTTTCTGCCGGTCGTTCAGAACTGGAAAACGGAACAGCTAAACTATTCCGCTAAAAGTAAGTAA
- a CDS encoding zinc dependent phospholipase C family protein: protein MPAAITHYYQALRVWDSCNRGIPPKSMDAFLWGAQGPDFLYYHRLLEPWSKNIREIGGRLHHEKPSRLLSAMRDYQRNKGNQITEYYLFGFLCHYSLDRTAHPFVYWDVKSLRGLYPGRGDSFLHNQVESVLDSILLRSFTGKLATDFDLKQTAPDHPETMSEIARLYSAVLERLYGIHGLQKALFQSMSDCRKICGLLNDRWMVKKPLAEALERLTHHYLFSSTIRGISEPDEFDYANVLHSEWRWPESQSISRKESFFDLFEAAVNESVYFMNEFETANLSDLTQDIPFC from the coding sequence ATGCCGGCGGCGATCACGCATTATTATCAGGCGCTCAGGGTATGGGACAGCTGCAACCGGGGGATCCCGCCAAAATCAATGGACGCGTTCCTTTGGGGTGCGCAGGGACCGGATTTTCTATATTACCATCGCCTGCTTGAACCCTGGAGCAAAAACATCCGCGAAATCGGCGGTCGGCTGCACCATGAAAAACCATCCCGTCTGCTGTCTGCCATGCGCGATTATCAGAGAAACAAAGGAAATCAAATCACGGAATACTATCTTTTCGGCTTTCTTTGTCATTACAGCCTTGACCGGACCGCTCACCCGTTTGTTTACTGGGATGTAAAATCGCTGCGTGGACTTTATCCGGGCAGAGGGGACAGTTTTCTGCACAATCAGGTGGAGTCCGTGCTCGACAGTATTCTTCTTCGTTCGTTTACGGGAAAACTGGCGACTGATTTTGACCTGAAGCAGACCGCGCCGGATCATCCGGAAACGATGAGCGAAATTGCACGGCTCTATTCCGCCGTTCTTGAGCGGCTGTATGGAATTCACGGCCTTCAAAAGGCGCTTTTTCAATCCATGTCGGATTGCAGAAAAATCTGCGGCCTTCTCAATGACCGGTGGATGGTCAAAAAGCCGCTTGCGGAAGCCCTTGAGAGGCTCACGCATCACTACCTGTTTTCCAGCACGATCCGTGGAATCAGCGAACCGGATGAATTCGATTACGCCAATGTGCTGCATTCCGAGTGGAGATGGCCGGAAAGCCAATCGATATCCAGAAAAGAAAGTTTTTTTGACCTGTTTGAAGCCGCTGTCAACGAGAGCGTTTATTTTATGAATGAATTTGAAACTGCCAACCTCAGTGATTTGACACAAGACATTCCGTTTTGTTAA